A genomic segment from Torulaspora delbrueckii CBS 1146 chromosome 3, complete genome encodes:
- the SSY5 gene encoding Ssy5p (similar to Saccharomyces cerevisiae SSY5 (YJL156C); ancestral locus Anc_1.191): MVRRIFGLNKKLLKKTGEDKSESNVDQKTGSPKSVTEPDASPNENDPQRPASAYDASSSRATSSFGTSSIFSRSRYTSGTGSSSAASDFTYGKKKHSNLSGAPFEDVGKPLRIVDHEKFSLLNPVLEEDAPNESTIPKDGESAQAPTATNTLSRTRISRSLDQVENELNILEDRLVGLMDDINQNVTSISKAVMQAIEFFKQFLPSSSVKGSSRVTFERYASLRNISKIFLHFMDNLLISEAFGNSRSILMRRYLHFLKRLNINVLEDSESESQTLPCLSNFCLDADCNLPNRTSINRIIDEIVSSDSSLISDCDGAFIAPVLRGLSRKSSLLTVMFGVPSPQQEHYDIVKALYSMFPDVHFFCIKDSIKPCAEVLGPRPMAANTLPTPSAGSFQFTPPYRLAPDALSPPMSMSLSSDLSSKMTGTLGGYLFPQIEKGSKLSHFSGASFAITCSHVVLSESQDYPFVSIPSKVLQTTYKNTLVEESHRYAKDSPEEKAFMDESLRIEENMKWQDENKFGQVVWGERSIVNQKLSDFAIIKVGSQYKCENCLGVGLTGVPDPTLRFQNMYVKEKVLNLKHGMRVFKIGAATNYTSGTVSTARLVYWADGKLQSSEFVVSSPLPLFASAGDSGSWILTKLENKVGLGVVGMLHSYDGEHRQFGLFTPIGDILERLQSVTGVMWDIDCPLDD; this comes from the coding sequence ATGGTCAGAAGGATCTTTGGCTTAAACAAGAAGTTACTCAAAAAAACTGGTGAAGATAAATCAGAGTCAAATGTAGATCAGAAAACTGGAAGCCCTAAATCTGTGACGGAACCTGATGCTAGCCCGAATGAGAATGATCCCCAGAGGCCTGCATCTGCGTATGATGCCTCATCATCAAGGGCGACGTCCTCTTTTGGTACGTCGTCCATCTTCTCCAGAAGTAGATATACTAGTGGCACTGGATCTTCATCTGCCGCCAGTGATTTCACATATGGTAAGAAAAAGCATAGCAACCTTTCAGGTGCTCCATTCGAAGACGTGGGAAAGCCGCTAAGGATTGTAGACCATGAGAAGTTTAGTTTATTGAAtccagttcttgaagaagatgctCCAAACGAGTCAACCATACCAAAAGACGGTGAAAGTGCGCAGGCCCCAACAGCAACTAATACCTTGTCAAGGACTAGAATATCACGATCTTTGGATCAGGTAGAGAACGAACTAAATATTCTGGAAGATAGGCTTGTCGGACTGATGGATGATATCAACCAGAATGTTACTAGTATATCAAAGGCAGTGATGCAAGCtattgaattcttcaaacaatttttACCAAGTTCAAGCGTCAAGGGCTCCTCGAGAGTTACTTTCGAGAGATATGCGTCACTTAGAAACATAAGCAAAATTTTCTTACACTTTATGGATAACCTGCTTATATCAGAAGCCTTTGGTAACTCACGCTCCATATTAATGAGGAGATATCTGCACTTTTTGAAGCGGCTAAACATAAACGTGCTGGAAGATTCAGAGTCCGAGTCACAAACACTTCCGTGTTTGTCAAACTTTTGCCTTGATGCTGATTGCAATCTCCCAAACCGAACAAGTATCAACAGAattattgatgaaatagTCAGTTCGGATTCCTCTTTGATTTCCGACTGTGATGGTGCCTTCATAGCTCCTGTTTTAAGAGGCTTAAGCCGAAAGTCTTCTCTATTAACGGTCATGTTTGGCGTGCCTAGCCCTCAACAGGAACACTATGACATAGTGAAGGCTTTGTACTCTATGTTTCCTGACGTTCACTTCTTCTGTATCAAAGATTCTATCAAGCCTTGTGCGGAAGTATTGGGACCAAGACCAATGGCAGCCAATACGCTCCCGACTCCTTCTGCCGGATCTTTCCAATTCACTCCGCCATACAGACTTGCTCCAGATGCACTTAGTCCGCCAATGTCAATGTCTTTATCTTCGGATCTCAGCTCTAAAATGACTGGCACTTTAGGAGGATATCTGTTCCCACAGATAGAAAAAGGCTCAAAACTATCTCATTTCTCAGGTGCCTCTTTTGCCATTACTTGTTCGCATGTCGTCCTGTCAGAATCACAGGATTATCCATTTGTATCTATACCTTCGAAAGTGTTGCAAACGACATATAAGAATACGCTAGTAGAAGAATCACATAGGTATGCAAAGGACTCACcagaagagaaagctttTATGGATGAAAGTCTTaggattgaagaaaacatGAAGTGGCAAGATGAGAATAAATTTGGTCAAGTCGTTTGGGGAGAAAGGTCGATAGTCAATCAAAAGCTCTCAGACTTCGCAATCATTAAAGTAGGATCGCAATACAAATGCGAGAACTGCTTGGGAGTTGGTCTGACCGGTGTGCCGGATCCCACCCTTCGTTTCCAGAACATGTATGTCAAGGAGAAAGTTCTCAACTTGAAGCATGGTATGCGAGTATTCAAGATCGGTGCAGCCACAAATTACACTTCAGGAACTGTGAGTACGGCAAGACTTGTCTATTGGGCCGACGGGAAGCTACAGAGTAGCGAATTCGTTGTGTCATCTCCATTGCCATTATTCGCTAGCGCAGGAGACTCAGGTTCATGGATTCTGACGAAACTTGAGAATAAAGTCGGACTTGGTGTAGTGGGTATGTTGCACTCGTATGACGGAGAACACAGGCAGTTTGGACTATTCACTCCTATAGGAGATATCCTGGAACGCCTGCAAAGTGTCACAGGTGTGATGTGGGACATAGATTGTCCGCTCGATGACTAG
- the FAR1 gene encoding cyclin-dependent protein serine/threonine kinase inhibiting protein FAR1 (similar to Saccharomyces cerevisiae FAR1 (YJL157C); ancestral locus Anc_1.190), whose amino-acid sequence MSLKTPHRQHFEKKVHTPPSVERDPGKPKFLKTVPGRAFRRSSNSDNEPFETTGLFVPAPGLSNRGAAPQPLNIPQLLSPPPSVKKKSLGSPALRAVFQHHFTCPPGGQLESPIHLTPSVKIQSLERPLESFDIVSAFKSGTKSEPRTEVSPCDDTIIWTDSVDDPYLEEDSPTYLRSISQNISKVNAKAGHRRFIGTQCAMCDEKICNVLSGEKIVELTCSHASHYQCYLATLEYLYLQKKYPQCSVCGKTVKPSDEGTLEKMMSRLLSRKSYEEDPDLTIGPQWLDLKLPHTADRSSLFTPGEQVIQTADISSNGFRTPYQSLGSATFRDYNDVKGPLVQKNTWLGETLLEIGRREQKASGNENQIALEPEVHVRPSGDSTSFDISVRIPLDEDEAGHQQNEEDAFEEERQFLRQQVEDLVKEEVDTDDELGTLVMFDSVAYSTDGEEWNENIMIYLFDQYLLLFDRDEMSTRGKIPMKQVCQVLKLNDSTLLIDLKSRALPEVYICFPSDDARNSLLQKWKFYLGQSKEFPRLEGITSTSWDILPEELTLELKHLWIKANKNADNPEDIVLKPWQTLQEDIPLQLIICLNLSHDANLQKNDYEWSITKGLKALLGCLNEKDLLGLVAVGKDGRGNVGNYGTFIGTINKLWPHWVETFDSLEAIEHKIFGTPANELDKMLETCLRLVSTADSMLEEGSSSHFLKQVILLREGEPPKIEHKYGRLISDVHNFDLMQMAPFNQNGEVEQLKNAISLLHRKSIKDLTVRLAGQELFFGNMAPGEEKTISCKFTDPLRFCDVEWFNMRNQRTERINRPIEID is encoded by the coding sequence ATGTCATTGAAGACACCACACCGCCAAcattttgagaagaaggtTCATACGCCACCCAGTGTAGAACGTGATCCGGGGAAACCAAAGTTTCTCAAGACTGTGCCGGGGAGAGCGTTTCGAAGATCCTCAAACTCCGACAATGAACCATTTGAGACTACAGGACTCTTCGTTCCTGCACCAGGCCTTTCAAATCGAGGTGCCGCACCACAACCACTGAACATTCCACAGCTTCTTTCACCTCCACCGAgtgtcaagaagaaatctctCGGCTCTCCAGCACTTCGTGCAGTCTTTCAACACCACTTTACCTGTCCCCCTGGTGGCCAACTTGAGTCGCCCATTCATCTGACTCCATCTGTCAAGATCCAAAGCTTGGAGCGACCATTGGAGTCCTTTGATATCGTTTCTGCTTTCAAGTCGGGTACGAAATCAGAACCCAGGACTGAGGTTAGTCCATGTGATGATACTATTATCTGGACTGATAGTGTTGATGATCCTTATTTGGAGGAGGATTCGCCGACCTACTTAAGAAGCATCTCTCAGAATATCTCAAAGGTGAACGCAAAGGCGGGCCACAGACGATTCATTGGAACACAATGTGCTATGTGTGATGAGAAGATTTGTAACGTACTTTCAGGCGAGAAGATCGTGGAACTGACGTGCTCTCACGCCAGCCATTATCAATGTTACCTTGCGACGTTGGAATATCTATATTTGCAGAAGAAATATCCTCAGTGTAGCGTCTGTGGCAAGACTGTGAAGCCGAGCGATGAGGGAACATTGGAAAAGATGATGTCCCGTCTATTGTCAAGAAAAAGTTACGAAGAAGACCCTGATCTGACTATTGGACCTCAGTGGTTGGATCTCAAGTTGCCTCACACCGCAGATCGGAGTTCGCTGTTTACTCCTGGTGAGCAAGTCATTCAAACTGCCGAcatatcatcaaatgggTTCAGGACGCCCTACCAATCATTAGGCTCAGCCACCTTCCGTGACTACAATGACGTTAAAGGACCGCTGGTTCAGAAAAATACATGGCTTGGTGAAACTCTATTGGAGATTGGCAGAAGAGAACAGAAGGCCAGTGGAAACGAAAATCAGATAGCGTTGGAGCCAGAAGTCCATGTGCGTCCTAGTGGGGACAGCACTTCCTTTGATATTTCAGTGAGGATACCGCtagatgaggatgaagcTGGTCATCAGCAGAATGAGGAGGATGCTTTCGAAGAGGAGCGTCAATTTTTGAGACAGCAGGTCGAAGACTTAGTTAAAGAAGAGGTGGACACCGACGACGAATTAGGAACACTTGTTATGTTTGATAGTGTAGCATACTCTACCGATGGTGAAGAATGGAATGAGAACATCATGATATATTTGTTCGATCAATACCTTTTGTTATTCGACcgcgatgagatgagcacAAGAGGTAAAATTCCCATGAAGCAGGTTTGTCAAGTTctgaaattgaacgatAGTACCCTTCTTATTGATCTAAAGAGCCGTGCTTTACCAGAAGTTTACATCTGCTTCCCCTCTGATGATGCGAGAAATTCTCTGCTTCAGAAATGGAAGTTTTACCTTGGTCAAAGCAAGGAATTTCCTCGTTTGGAAGGTATCACAAGTACTTCCTGGGACATTTTGCCTGAAGAACTCACGCTCGAATTAAAGCATCTGTGGATCAAAGCGAACAAAAATGCAGATAATCCGGAAGATATTGTTTTGAAGCCATGGCAgactttgcaagaagaTATTCCACTGCAGCTGATAATCTGTTTGAATCTCTCTCATGATGCGAACCTGCAGAAAAATGATTATGAATGGTCAATAACAAAAGGACTAAAGGCTCTGTTGGGTTGCTTAAATGAAAAAGATCTTCTGGGTTTGGTAGCAGTTGGTAAGGATGGGAGAGGAAACGTTGGTAATTATGGTACATTTATCGGTACCATTAACAAACTTTGGCCCCATTGGGTAGAGACTTTCGATAGTTTGGAAGCTATCGAGCACAAAATATTTGGCACACCGGCGAATGAATTGGACAAGATGCTAGAAACCTGCCTTCGTTTGGTTAGCACTGCCGACTCCATGCTAGAGGAAGGCTCGAGTTCCCATTTCCTGAAGCAGGTCATTCTCTTGAGAGAAGGTGAGCCGCCAAAGATCGAGCATAAATATGGTAGACTCATATCAGACGTCCACAATTTTGACCTAATGCAAATGGCTCCATTCAATCAAAATGGTGAGGtagagcaattgaagaatgctATATCGCTTTTGCATCGGAAGTCCATAAAAGACTTGACGGTTAGACTGGCAGGTCAAGAGCTTTTTTTTGGGAACATGGCTCctggagaagaaaagacCATTAGTTGCAAATTCACAGATCCACTTCGCTTTTGCGATGTAGAATGGTTCAATATGAGAAATCAGCGCACAGAAAGGATTAATAGACCGATTGAGATTGATTGA
- the CIS3 gene encoding Cis3p (similar to Saccharomyces cerevisiae CIS3 (YJL158C); ancestral locus Anc_1.189): MQFQKIALLSAAALASTVSADGYTPGEEWTTLTPTATYSCGATEYPSSFGIAIQTVGSSSSIAKRDAVSQIGDGQVQATSTSAPSTTATESATETAVSQINDGQLQQTTASGETGSTTVLSPSSTTVSNSVCPTESITLGATSCKNTGTLTIQLKDGVLTDGKGRIGAIVSNRQFQFDGPPPQAGSIYAAGWSITSDGNLALGDSDIFYQCLSGNFYNLYDQSIGEQCHPIHLELVNLVDC, translated from the coding sequence ATGCAATTCCAAAAGATCGCATTGTTATCTGCTGCCGCTTTGGCCTCCACTGTTTCCGCTGATGGTTACACCCCAGGCGAGGAATGGACCACCTTAACTCCTACCGCCACTTACAGCTGTGGTGCTACCGAATACCCATCCTCTTTTGGTATCGCTATTCAAACTGTTGGCTCTTCCAGTTCCATTGCTAAGAGAGATGCAGTTTCTCAAATCGGGGACGGTCAAGTGCAAGCCACCTCTACTTCTGCTCCAAGCACTACTGCCACTGAGTCTGCCACTGAAACTGCCGTCTCCCAAATCAATGATGGTCAACTTCAACAGACCACCGCATCTGGTGAAACTGGTTCCACCACTGTGTTGTCTCCAAGCTCTACCACTGTTTCTAACTCTGTCTGCCCAACTGAATCAATCACTCTAGGTGCCACTTCCTGTAAGAACACTGGTACTTTGACCATCCAATTGAAAGACGGTGTCTTGACCGATGGTAAAGGTAGAATCGGTGCTATCGTATCAAACAGACAATTCCAATTTGACGGTCCACCTCCACAAGCCGGCTCCATCTATGCCGCTGGTTGGTCTATCACTTCGGATGGTAACTTAGCCCTAGGTGATAGCGACATCTTTTACCAGTGTCTATCCGGTAACTTCTACAACTTGTACGACCAGTCCATAGGTGAACAATGCCACCCAATCCATCTAGAATTGGTCAACTTGGTCGATTGTTAA
- the TDEL0C03650 gene encoding uncharacterized protein (similar to Saccharomyces cerevisiae HSP150 (YJL159W) and PIR3 (YKL163W); ancestral locus Anc_1.188), protein MQYKKTLATAALATTALAAYVPSEPWSTLTPDATYKNGATDYASAFGIAVKPVATSSSIAKRDAVSQIGDGQIQATTATTADAVSQIGDGQIQATTATTAQAISQIDDGQIQATTATTAEAVSQIDDGQIQATTATTAEAVSQIDDGQIQATTATTAQAVSQIGDGQIQATTATTAEAVSQIGDGQIQATTATTAEAVSQIGDGQIQATTATTATTDAVSQIDDGQIQATTATTDAASQIGDGQVQATSTTSGASQVSDGQVQATDSAGSDGRVKAVSCKNDGTLQMTLNEGILTDGKGRIGSIVANRQFQFDGPPPQAGAIYAAGWSITPEGNLAIGDEDVFYQCLSGNFYNLYDQSLGEQCHQVNLEVIDLVSC, encoded by the coding sequence ATGCAATACAAAAAGACTCTGGCTACTGCCGCTTTGGCTACCACTGCTTTGGCTGCTTACGTCCCAAGTGAACCATGGTCCACTTTGACCCCTGATGCCACCTACAAGAATGGTGCTACCGATTATGCTTCTGCTTTCGGTATTGCTGTGAAGCCAGTGGCTACTTCCAGTAGTATCGCCAAGAGAGATGCTGTCTCCCAAATTGGCGATGGTCAGATCCAAGCTACCACTGCTACAACTGCCGACGCTGTTTCCCAGATCGGCGATGGTCAAATCCAAGCTACTACTGCTACTACCGCTCAAGctatttctcaaattgatgacggtcaaattcaagctaCTACTGCCACCACTGCCGAGgctgtttctcaaataGATGACGGCCAAATCCAAGCTACCACTGCTACTACTGCCGAGGCTGTCTCCCAGATCGATgatggtcaaattcaagctaCCACTGCTACCACGGCTCAAGCCGTTTCTCAAATCGGCGATGGTCAAATCCAGGCTACCACTGCTACTACCGCTGAGgctgtttctcaaatcgGTGATGGCCAAATCCAAGCTACTACCGCTACCACCGCTGAAgctgtttctcaaatcgGCGATGGTCAAATCCAAGCTACTACTGCCACTACTGCTACCACTGACGCTGTCTCTCAAATCGATGATGgccaaattcaagctaCCACTGCTACTACTGACGCTGCTTCTCAAATTGGCGACGGTCAAGTGCAGGCTACCAGCACTACCAGCGGTGCTTCTCAAGTGAGCGATGGTCAAGTGCAAGCCACTGACTCTGCTGGCTCTGACGGTCGTGTCAAGGCTGTCTCTTGTAAGAATGACGGTACTTTGCAAATGACTTTGAACGAAGGTATTCTAACCGATGGTAAGGGTAGAATCGGTTCCATTGTCGCTAACAGACAATTCCAATTCGATGGTCCACCACCACAAGCTGGTGCTATCTACGCTGCTGGCTGGTCCATCACTCCAGAAGGTAACTTGGCTATCGGTGACGAAGATGTCTTCTACCAATGTCTATCCGGTAACTTCTACAACCTTTACGACCAATCCCTAGGTGAACAATGTCACCAAGTTAACTTGGAAGTCATCGACCTTGTTAGCTGTTAA
- the TDEL0C03660 gene encoding uncharacterized protein (similar to Saccharomyces cerevisiae YJL160C and PIR1 (YKL164C); ancestral locus Anc_1.187): MLYRFAITAALASSALAAYAPSEPWATLTPTVTYSDGATDYDGTFGIAIKTLAAQSSSNSTVQKRDAVSQIGDGQIQATTATTAEAISQIDDGQIQATTATTAEAVSQIDDGQIQATTATTAEAVSQIGDGQIQATTATTADAVSQIGDGQIQATTATTATTDAVSQIGDGQIQATSATTTLAPASQIDDGQIQATSSTTTSDGASQSTDSASDGRVKAVSCKNDGTLEMSLNEGVLTDNKGRIGSIVANRQFQFDGPPPQAGAIYAAGWSITPEGNLAIGDEDVFYQCLSGNFYNLYDQSLGEQCKEVHLEVIDLVKC, translated from the coding sequence ATGCTCTACAGATTTGCTATAACCGCTGCTTTGGCCTCTTCTGCTTTGGCCGCATATGCCCCAAGTGAACCTTGGGCTACTTTGACCCCAACTGTTACTTACTCTGACGGTGCTACCGATTATGATGGTACTTTTGGTATCGCTATCAAGACTTTGGCTGCTCAGTCTAGTTCAAACTCTACtgttcaaaagagagaTGCTGTCTCTCAAATTGGCGACGGACAGATCCAGGCGACTACTGCTACTACTGCCGAGGCTATTTCGCAAATCGATGATGGTCAGATCCAAGCTACTACTGCTACTACTGCCGAGGCTGTCTCCCAGATTGATgatggtcaaattcaagctaCCACTGCTACTACTGCCGAAGCCGTCTCTCAAATTGGCGATGgccaaattcaagctaCTACTGCTACAACTGCCGACGCTGTCTCCCAGATCGGCGATGGTCAAATCCAAGCTACTACTGCTACTACTGCTACCACTGACGCTGTCTCTCAAATCGGCGATGGTCAAATCCAGGCTACTTCTGCCACTACTACTCTAGCTCCAGCTTCTCAAATCGATGACggtcaaattcaagctaCTTCCTCTACTACCACTTCAGATGGAGCTTCTCAATCTACTGATTCTGCTTCTGATGGCCGTGTCAAGGCTGTCTCCTGTAAGAACGACGGAACCCTTGAAATGTCTCTGAACGAAGGTGTCCTAACTGATAACAAGGGTAGAATCGGTTCCATTGTGGCCAACAGACAATTCCAATTCGATGGTCCACCACCACAAGCTGGTGCTATCTACGCTGCTGGCTGGTCCATCACTCCAGAAGGTAACTTGGCTATCGGTGACGAAGATGTCTTCTACCAATGTCTATCCGGTAACTTCTACAACCTTTACGATCAATCCCTAGGTGAACAGTGTAAGGAAGTGCACTTGGAAGTCATTGATTTGGTCAAATGTTAA
- the FMP33 gene encoding Fmp33p (similar to Saccharomyces cerevisiae YJL161W; ancestral locus Anc_1.186) encodes MRPTFFRLQSLGANSAKSSTNMPKDIPFYASKRNLAINALVTSLYGYGLYAFYKDYVITRNTASHKAKTTNAEVPTTYYGRVEEVHDAPNRLFHSEHEDRNLDRSTMRRVFHSLTYGDMSQFTVAWGFLIQLCNTMHSVYGTKSMIFRTSLLGVAAFPPVLYYLYRLRLFNLEAKGVVIN; translated from the coding sequence ATGAGACCTACTTTTTTTAGACTTCAAAGCCTTGGGGCCAACAGCGCCAAGTCTTCAACTAATATGCCCAAGGATATTCCGTTTTATGCCTCAAAGAGGAACCTTGCCATCAATGCTCTAGTGACCTCTTTGTATGGGTACGGGCTTTACGCTTTTTATAAGGATTATGTTATTACGAGAAACACAGCTTCCCATAAAGCCAAAACTACCAACGCCGAAGTCCCAACTACTTACTACGGAAGGGTCGAAGAGGTTCATGATGCCCCCAACCGTTTGTTCCACTCTGAACATGAGGACAGAAACTTGGACCGTTCGACCATGAGACGAGTATTCCATTCCCTCACGTATGGGGATATGTCTCAATTTACTGTTGCATGGGGGTTTTTAATCCAACTTTGTAATACGATGCATTCCGTTTATGGTACGAAATCTATGATCTTTAGAACCAGTCTACTAGGTGTTGCTGCCTTCCCGCCGGTTCTTTACTACCTCTACAGATTGAGACTATTCAATCTTGAGGCAAAAGGTGTAGTGATCAACTAA
- the JJJ2 gene encoding Jjj2p (similar to Saccharomyces cerevisiae JJJ2 (YJL162C); ancestral locus Anc_1.185), whose product MPALSDVILDETTYYSTLGLSSNANEAEIHKSYMMLARQLHPDKSKSEASAEQFKLISHAHSVLMDEAKRLKYDESLFSKGLHNYSPRENCHRCIPTDRKSATSSGKHKSKTAQESAGKYHRPYEQQPYGFGTEGTKTSHTHPKVPIFQSFNLKNYQRSQRSPQPKEHEVPKRFDTPNIFSQEARDMKDRKSKDYNKSTEDESNATRRNGEQDDKNGHPTETEVHEGEEPFRAKIHKGNISDPFDASPKSPFENNRDRHYARKKHEARLQGKRSVSPVKVTPTSNSPDLSDTWDGLKDLLNKFENKKSKAAESMNNQTKKEVETDSHKHNGTSGKVRKANGQSLHLDDLGNSLPLNDKSFDMQGVSDILDDVPLIKRAKKDNGREISPEIEMISPAKQYHQQPHTRHPVYLPQPTETLHMPVNQPLPKLYRSDVIALDQYKVNSQVMDWEVPPMPNFQCNFLNKSEVAHCKQLVMEFNTRCNSLKHRLLMIMYDRLDADCKLDERLVKVENSANWISCKDFDFEVVNKLSELQNRQRIVAQSFASILKSMYAAEHS is encoded by the coding sequence ATGCCAGCACTTTCAGATGTCATTTTGGATGAAACTACATACTATTCTACACTGGGACTCTCGAGCAATGCTAATGAGGCGGAAATACACAAATCCTACATGATGCTGGCTCGTCAGTTGCATCCCGACAAGTCTAAATCTGAAGCCAGTGCTGAACAGTTTAAACTAATCAGTCATGCCCACTCGGTGCTAATGGATGAGGCTAAAAGACTCAAATATGATGAGAGCTTATTCTCGAAGGGATTGCACAATTACTCACCGAGGGAGAATTGCCACAGATGTATTCCCACAGACAGGAAAAGCGCTACATCCTCCGGCAAACATAAATCAAAAACAGCACAAGAAAGCGCTGGAAAGTACCATCGACCCTATGAGCAACAGCCCTATGGATTTGGTACGGAAGGAACTAAGACATCTCATACTCATCCTAAAGTACCGATCTTTCAGTCTTTCAATCTGAAAAactatcaaagaagccaaagatCACCTCAACCCAAAGAGCACGAGGTTCCCAAGCGTTTTGATACACCCAACATCTTTTCTCAGGAAGCCAGAGATATGAAAGATAGAAAATCAAAGGACTATAACAAATCtacagaagatgaaagcaACGCCACACGAAGGAATGGCGAACAAGATGATAAAAATGGCCATCCAACTGAGACTGAAGTGCATGAGGGAGAAGAGCCATTCAGAGCAAAGATACACAAAGGAAATATATCAGATCCATTCGATGCCTCACCAAAATCTCCATTCGAAAACAATCGAGACCGCCATTACGCCAGAAAGAAGCACGAGGCAAGGCTACAAGGTAAGCGTTCGGTATCACCTGTCAAAGTTACTCCTACTTCGAATAGTCCCGATTTGTCAGATACATGGGATGGATTGAAAGATCTGCTAAACAAGTTtgagaacaagaagagcaaaGCAGCAGAAAGCATGAATAACcagacaaagaaagaagtCGAAACAGATTCGCATAAACACAATGGTACTTCGGGCAAAGTACGAAAAGCTAATGGGCAAAGTCTTCATTTGGATGACCTAGGCAATTCACTACCGTTGAATGACAAGTCCTTCGATATGCAGGGAGTTAGCGACATCTTAGACGATGTTCCACTAATAAAGCGGGCAAAGAAGGATAACGGCAGAGAAATCTCaccagaaattgaaatgATATCTCCTGCGAAacaatatcatcaacaacCACACACACGGCATCCCGTTTATCTCCCTCAACCGACTGAAACTCTGCATATGCCTGTCAATCAACCCTTACCAAAGCTCTATAGGTCAGACGTTATTGCACTGGATCAGTACAAGGTCAATTCTCAAGTAATGGATTGGGAAGTGCCGCCAATGCCAAATTTCCAATGTAACTTCCTCAACAAATCAGAGGTGGCTCATTGCAAACAATTGGTTATGGAATTTAACACCAGATGTAATTCTTTGAAGCACAGAttattgatgataatgTATGATCGTCTGGACGCAGATTGCAAGCTTGATGAAAGACTGGTCAAGGTCGAGAACTCGGCAAACTGGATCTCCTGCAAAGACTTCGACTTTGAAGTCGTTAACAAGCTCAGCGAACTACAAAATCGCCAGCGCATTGTCGCTCAAAGTTTTGCCAGTATATTGAAATCAATGTACGCAGCTGAACATAGTTGA